In Amaranthus tricolor cultivar Red isolate AtriRed21 chromosome 5, ASM2621246v1, whole genome shotgun sequence, a genomic segment contains:
- the LOC130813548 gene encoding uncharacterized protein LOC130813548, with product MDESSASGGGRGKNKRFWTAQEDKALVEALSELAVDPHWRCENGFRSGYMVRLEELIGKALPGCGLKALPHIDSRLKTLVAKFRAISQMLNTSGFVWDDEKKMISVDRAVYDEYCKNHPNCKNLFGVSFPHFHELMNVYGKDYATGKPAEDYVEAIQNLQNVAPPAVTLDSSDDEGIDASGNATQTVSSPPAKKIKTEKTSNKRSKRGNAGEGSSNELASLQAFMKDMNVHLSTMANVMARTDDREQKVVEQTEKVLEELLSFNLEGVTPNQVFEMANILTSQPNKLLIFSKCPDALKSDYVKSLLGENSNA from the exons ATGGATGAAAGTAGTGCTAGTGGAGGTGGAAGGGGAAAAAACAAACGATTTTGGACTGCCCAAGAAGATAAGGCTCTTGTGGAAGCCTTGTCAGAGTTAGCTGTTGATCCTCACTGGAGGTGTGAAAATGGATTTAGAAGCGGCTACATGGTTCGCTTAGAGGAGCTCATAGGTAAGGCTCTTCCTGGTTGTGGTTTGAAGGCTCTGCCACACATTGATTCTCGACTTAAGACACTTGTAGCCAAGTTTAGGgctatttctcaaatgttaaataCAAGTGGATTCGTCtgggatgatgaaaaaaaaatgatttctgTAGATCGGGCTGTTTATGACGAGTATTGCAAG AATCATCCGAATTGCAAAAACCTGTTTGGAGTTTCATTTCCGCACTTTCATGAACTAATGAATGTTTACGGCAAGGATTACGCTACCGGAAAACCAGCTGAAGATTATGTTGAAGCAATACAGAATTTGCAAAACGTTGCCCCTCCAGCAGTTACacttgattcaagtgatgatgagggAATTGATGCTAGTGGTAATGCCACTCAAACTGTTAGTTCTCCTCCTGCTAAAAAAATAAAGACTGAAAAAACTTCTAATAAAAGAAGTAAGAGAGGAAATGCTGGTGAAGGTAGTTCTAATGAGTTGGCTAGCTTACAAGCATTCATGAAAGACATGAATGTTCATCTTTCAACTATGGCAAATGTGATGGCCCGCACTGATGATCGTGAGCAAAAAGTAGTTGAACAGACTGAGAAAGTGTTAGAGGAACTACTATCTTTTAATTTAGAAGGTGTAACTCCTAACCAAGTTTTTGAAATGGCTAACATTCTAACCTCACAACCAAACAAGCTCCTCATATTTTCAAAGTGTCCCGACGCTTTGAAAAGTGATTATGTTAAGAGTCTTCTTGGAGAAAATAGTAATGCTTAG
- the LOC130813549 gene encoding proline-rich protein 1-like gives MALYKSCFVSSILLSLLVICSARADLGYNPKRDHNTPEDQPANSPKTDDNKPTDQTDHQGVHPIPQLPRGTPESYPKPKIVIPKPIYKIPMYNHPYSMHTRPYHTPMPIYKKPLIKKPLYSPAPLYSPPPDAQIPSSPPPSSPPPPLAPPPPSDHESTISTTPSHPPLTNKSPTYGPRPPYNLRDYTPAPVYEAPIKGLILGN, from the coding sequence ATGGCTCTCTATAAGTCTTGTTTCGTATCTTCAATACTTCTGTCACTGCTCGTTATTTGTTCAGCTCGCGCTGATTTAGGCTATAACCCGAAACGTGACCACAACACTCCAGAAGATCAGCCAGCAAACAGTCCTAAAACTGATGACAACAAACCAACAGATCAAACAGATCATCAGGGTGTTCATCCGATACCTCAACTACCCCGCGGCACTCCAGAGTCCTATCCAAAACCGAAAATAGTGATTCCTAAGCCAATCTACAAGATACCCATGTACAACCATCCATACTCGATGCACACGAGACCATATCATACACCAATGCCTATATATAAGAAGCCATTAATCAAAAAACCGTTGTATAGTCCAGCCCCTTTATACAGTCCACCACCGGACGCCCAAATTCCAAGCTCCCCTCCACCTTCGTCTCCACCACCGCCTCTAGCTCCACCACCACCGTCAGATCATGAGTCTACCATCTCCACTACTCCGTCACATCCACCTCTAACAAACAAGTCTCCCACCTATGGCCCGCGTCCACCATACAATCTGCGAGACTATACCCCAGCACCAGTTTATGAAGCTCCAATTAAAGGACTTATTCTAGGAAACTAG
- the LOC130812588 gene encoding protein ALP1-like, whose amino-acid sequence MNVLGVCSPEMEFIYVLPGWEGSAHDGRILRDAISRPNGLKVPKGCYYLCDGGYTNGEGFLAPYRGHLYHLREWNNGPRQPQTAEEYFNLRPAKARNVIERCFGLLKGRWGILRSPSWFSLQTHGRIVLACALLHNLVKRYMLAEFDDEDLFEENDSDDNDGNDNDGDVNEEDDVEYITSIAVTDPWTNFRNTMAQYMFNDWRARQRRLTL is encoded by the exons ATGAATGTATTAGGAGTATGTTCACCCGAGATggaatttatatatgtcttaccTGGTTGGGAGGGGTCGGCACACGATGGTCGGATTCTTCGAGATGCTATTTCTAGGCCTAATGGGTTGAAAGTTCCAAAAG gtTGTTATTATCTATGTGATGGAGGATATACTAATGGAGAAGGATTCCTTGCACCCTATAGAGGGCATCTTTATCATCTTAGAGAATGGAATAATGGCCCCCGACAACCCCAAACCGCCGAAGAATATTTCAACTTAAGGCCTGCAAAAGCTAGAAATGTGATTGAGAGATGCTTTGGATTACTCAAGGGAAGATGGGGGATTCTTAGAAGTCCTTCTTGGTTTAGTTTACAAACACATGGTCGAATTGTACTTGCTTGTGCTTTATTACATAATTTGGTAAAGAGATACATGCTTGCAGAATTTGATGATGAGGACTTGTTTGAGgaaaatgatagtgatgataatgatggtaatgataatgatggtgatgttaatgaggaagatgatgtgGAGTACATAACCTCCATTGCTGTAACCGATCCATGGACGAATTTCCGAAATACAATGGCCCAATATATGTTCAATGATTGGAGGGCTAGACAACGCAGACTTACTTTGTGa
- the LOC130813550 gene encoding F-box/LRR-repeat protein At1g67190-like, protein MSAEHFIGSGTLQSISFHKIYVLVIVGFHDRHLHSLSFNSNNWRVYRDLLTSRLEILITQTIFQTTGLQWLTILMDDVYEFSASAVTAWLIFEMLILSHNAITGVELNFQRVKSYPEAISSNKFILEADSLESMHFKDCALDLFKLVGKRTLKHLTVNDSSVITLDVGEKAESLEVVDVSNFTLAQPKLYYMIFKSSNLRVLRLWDVEFDDDDDIIDLEAIAICLPNLCHLSLSSCTKIPPSRKVDNLW, encoded by the exons ATGTCAGCTGAACATTTCATTGGATCTGGTACCCTACAATCGATTTCTTTCCATAAG ATTTACGTCTTGGTTATTGTTGGGTTCCATGACAG ACACCTCCATTCCCTCTCATTCAATTCCAATAATTGGCGTGTGTACCGCGATTTGTTGACTAGTCGATTAGAGATTTTAATTACACAGACTATTTTCCAAACAACTGGTTTGCAATGGCTTACAATCTTAATGGATGATGTTTATGAGTTTTCAGCTTCAGCTGTTACTGCTTGGCTTAT ATTCGAGATGTTGATTTTGTCTCACAATGCTATTACAGGAGTTGAACTTAATTTCCAAAG AGTTAAGTCTTACCCTGAAGCCATTAGTTCGAACAAGTTCATTTTGGAGGCGGACTCTCTTGAGTCTATGCACTTCAAAGATTGTGCCCTGGATCTATTCAAGCTTGTCGGGAAAAGGACCTTGAAGCATTTAACAGTAAATGATTCTAGTGTTATAACTCTTGATGTTGGTGAAAAAGCTGAAAGTCTTGAAGTTGTTGATGTTAGCAACTTCACATTAGCCCAGCCAAAGttatattatatgatatttAAGTCGTCGAATTTGAGAGTTCTTCGGCTTTGGGATGTGgagtttgatgatgatgatgacattATCGATTTGGAAGCTATCGCTATTTGCTTGCCTAATCTGTGCCATCTTTCATTGAGTAGTTGTACTAAGATACCCCCATCTCGAAAAGTTGATAATTTGTGGTAG